The following are encoded together in the Serratia odorifera genome:
- the helD gene encoding DNA helicase IV: MELKATSLGKHLAQHPYNRVRLLHAGVEVSGEKHQYLIPFNQLIEVRCKRGIVWGELEFELPDEKVVRLHGTEWQETQRFYHYLQQAWQSWSAEMSDVSAGVLQQQVQSIQRIEQQDHWFKRSQLGKLQQQIRQAFEALPMPVTRLEAFDNCRADYHLCLQWLQQGARSVAERNQNWTERMLEQHADFFQTVESSPLNASQSRAVVNGEDAVLVLAGAGSGKTSVLVARAGWLLRRQEAEPGQILLLAFGRQAAQEMNQRISERLGNSDIQAKTFHALALHIIQQGSRKAPAISKLETDSKARRELLVKTWQQQCGEKKAQAKGWRQWLIDELAWEVPDGDFWQDKRLAERLAGRLERWLGLMRMHGGSQAEMIEQANEEVRDLFSKRIRLMAPLLKAWKSALKDEGAVDFSGLIHQAVNILAKGRFVSPWKHILVDEFQDISPQRAQLLAALRKQNKQTCLFAVGDDWQAIYRFSGAEMALTTAFADNFGEGAQCALDTTYRFNERIGEIANRFVQQNPHQLKKPLNSLSKGNKKSVAILPQDQIESLLDKLSGYAKPDERILLLARYHHLKPEALQKAATRWPKLNLEFMTIHASKGQQAEYVIIVGLHQGHDGFPALARESIVEDVLLPQPEDFPDAEERRLLYVALTRAKHQVWLLQDRERPSVFVEQLHDLGVPIQRKP, encoded by the coding sequence ATGGAACTTAAAGCGACATCGCTGGGGAAACACCTGGCTCAGCATCCTTACAACCGTGTGCGGTTGTTGCATGCCGGGGTTGAGGTGAGCGGTGAAAAACACCAATACTTGATCCCTTTCAATCAGTTGATCGAAGTCAGATGCAAGCGTGGCATCGTCTGGGGTGAACTGGAGTTCGAACTGCCGGATGAGAAAGTGGTGCGTTTGCACGGTACCGAATGGCAGGAAACGCAGCGTTTCTATCACTATCTGCAGCAGGCCTGGCAAAGCTGGAGCGCTGAAATGAGCGACGTCAGCGCCGGTGTTTTGCAGCAGCAGGTGCAGAGTATTCAGCGCATCGAACAGCAGGACCACTGGTTCAAACGTTCGCAATTGGGCAAGCTGCAACAGCAGATCCGCCAGGCGTTTGAGGCATTGCCGATGCCGGTGACCCGACTGGAGGCCTTTGACAATTGCCGTGCCGACTACCATTTGTGCCTGCAATGGTTGCAACAGGGGGCGCGTAGCGTTGCCGAACGCAACCAAAACTGGACCGAGCGCATGCTGGAACAGCACGCGGATTTCTTCCAGACGGTGGAAAGCTCGCCGCTGAATGCATCGCAGAGCCGGGCGGTGGTCAACGGCGAAGACGCGGTACTGGTGCTGGCCGGCGCCGGCAGCGGCAAAACCTCGGTGCTGGTGGCCCGCGCTGGTTGGTTGTTGCGGCGTCAGGAGGCGGAACCCGGGCAGATTCTGTTACTGGCGTTTGGCCGGCAGGCGGCGCAAGAGATGAATCAGCGTATCAGCGAGCGGCTGGGGAACAGCGACATTCAGGCGAAGACGTTTCATGCGCTGGCGCTGCACATCATTCAGCAGGGGAGTCGCAAGGCGCCGGCGATCAGCAAACTCGAAACCGACAGTAAGGCGCGACGCGAACTGTTGGTGAAAACCTGGCAGCAGCAATGTGGCGAGAAAAAAGCGCAGGCCAAAGGCTGGCGACAATGGCTGATCGACGAATTGGCATGGGAAGTGCCAGACGGCGATTTTTGGCAGGACAAGCGGCTGGCGGAACGGCTGGCCGGTCGGCTTGAACGCTGGCTGGGACTGATGCGCATGCACGGAGGCAGTCAGGCGGAAATGATTGAACAAGCCAATGAGGAAGTGCGCGATCTGTTTTCCAAACGCATTCGCCTGATGGCTCCGCTGTTGAAAGCCTGGAAAAGTGCGCTGAAAGATGAGGGGGCGGTGGACTTCTCCGGGTTGATTCACCAGGCGGTGAACATTTTGGCCAAGGGGCGGTTTGTCAGCCCATGGAAACATATCCTGGTGGATGAGTTTCAGGATATCTCGCCACAGCGCGCGCAACTGTTGGCTGCATTGCGTAAACAGAATAAGCAGACCTGCCTGTTTGCGGTGGGCGACGACTGGCAGGCGATATACCGTTTTAGCGGTGCCGAAATGGCGCTGACCACCGCCTTTGCCGATAACTTTGGTGAAGGCGCGCAGTGTGCCCTGGACACCACTTACCGCTTTAATGAGCGCATTGGCGAAATCGCCAACCGTTTTGTGCAGCAGAACCCGCATCAGTTAAAGAAACCACTGAACAGCCTGAGCAAGGGCAATAAAAAATCGGTGGCGATCCTGCCGCAGGATCAGATCGAGTCCCTGCTGGACAAGCTCAGCGGCTACGCCAAGCCGGATGAGCGTATTCTGCTGTTGGCGCGTTACCATCATTTGAAACCGGAGGCGTTACAAAAAGCGGCTACCCGCTGGCCAAAGCTTAATCTGGAATTTATGACCATTCATGCCAGCAAGGGGCAGCAGGCTGAATATGTGATTATTGTCGGCCTGCATCAGGGACATGACGGTTTCCCGGCGCTGGCGCGTGAATCGATTGTGGAGGATGTGCTGTTGCCACAGCCGGAGGATTTTCCCGATGCCGAAGAGCGACGGCTGCTGTACGTTGCATTGACCCGGGCGAAGCACCAGGTTTGGCTATTGCAGGATCGTGAGCGCCCGTCGGTGTTTGTGGAGCAACTGCACGATCTTGGCGTGCCGATACAGAGGAAACCCTAG
- a CDS encoding YccF domain-containing protein, which produces MRTVLNILNFVLGGFFTTLAWLFATLVSIVLIFTLPLTRSCWEITKLSFLPYGNEAIHVNELYPEKSNALISAGGSLLNIVWLILFGWWLCLSHIAAGIAQCISIIGIPVGIANFKIAAIALWPVGRRVVSVEMAQQARSENARRHYQQR; this is translated from the coding sequence ATGCGTACTGTACTGAATATTCTTAATTTTGTGTTAGGGGGCTTTTTTACCACCCTCGCCTGGCTGTTTGCCACCCTGGTCAGCATCGTACTGATTTTCACCCTGCCGCTCACCCGCTCCTGCTGGGAAATCACCAAGCTGTCGTTTCTGCCCTACGGCAATGAAGCTATCCACGTGAACGAGCTGTACCCGGAGAAAAGCAACGCACTGATTTCCGCCGGCGGTTCACTGCTGAATATCGTTTGGCTGATCCTGTTCGGCTGGTGGCTGTGTCTGTCGCATATCGCCGCAGGCATCGCGCAGTGCATTTCCATTATCGGCATTCCGGTTGGCATCGCCAACTTTAAAATCGCCGCCATCGCGCTGTGGCCGGTCGGGCGCCGCGTTGTGTCGGTCGAAATGGCGCAGCAGGCGCGCAGCGAAAACGCGCGTCGCCACTACCAGCAACGCTAA
- the yccS gene encoding YccS family putative transporter gives MRAFAPAIRRYAYNSNLLYNLRILIALTGTAAVPWWLGMEKLTIPLTLGVVAAALTDLDDRLAGRLRNLLITLVCFFVASASIELLFPHPWLFALGLTSSTCAFILLGALGQRYATIAFGALLIAVYTMLGASMYEAWYQQPMLLIFGALWYNLLTLIGHLVFPIRPLQENLARCYQQLANYLDAKANLFDPDAEQDADLPWMDVAMANSALVSTLNQTKVSLLTRLKGDRGQRGTRRTLHYYFVAQDIHERASSSHVQYQALSKQFRHSDILFRFQRLLSMQARACQQLAQSILLRQKYQHNNRFEPAFHRIEEALSHLTLVTENRELTKALSHLLTNLRAIDAQLANIESEQALANGQAEENSLSDDRLTGWSDIRLRISRHLTPQSALFRHAIRMSVVLCVGYAFIQLTGMQHGYWILLTSLFVCQPNYNATRRRLALRIVGTLAGILVGLPILYFVPSVEGQLILIVISGVLFFAFRTVQYAHATMFITLLVLLCFNLLGEGFEVAAPRVYDTLLGCAIAWAAVTFIWPDWQFRQLPAIVSKTLNADCRYLDAIMVQYHQGKDNGLQYRIARRDAHNSDAELASVISNMSADPKADKTTQEAAFRLLCLNHTLLSYISALGAHRERLASAEVLQLLNDAVCYVDGALQQEAQDGKRITQALESLSVRITQLTPEPESKEQLVLQQIGLVLALLPELTALNAQIGGSH, from the coding sequence GTGCGCGCTTTTGCACCGGCCATACGCCGCTATGCCTATAACAGTAATCTGCTTTATAACCTACGCATATTGATTGCGCTCACCGGCACGGCGGCCGTGCCATGGTGGCTGGGCATGGAAAAACTCACCATTCCACTGACGCTCGGCGTGGTGGCCGCCGCCTTGACCGACCTGGACGATCGGCTGGCCGGCAGGCTGCGCAACTTGCTGATTACCTTGGTGTGTTTTTTCGTCGCCTCGGCGTCAATTGAACTGTTGTTTCCCCACCCCTGGCTGTTCGCCCTTGGGCTGACCAGCTCAACCTGCGCATTCATTCTGCTGGGCGCTCTGGGGCAACGCTACGCCACCATCGCCTTTGGCGCATTGCTGATTGCGGTATACACCATGCTCGGCGCCTCGATGTATGAAGCCTGGTATCAACAACCCATGCTGCTGATTTTCGGCGCGCTATGGTACAACCTGCTGACGCTGATCGGTCATCTGGTGTTCCCGATCCGCCCGTTACAGGAAAACCTGGCGCGTTGCTATCAACAGTTGGCGAATTATCTCGATGCCAAGGCCAATCTGTTCGACCCCGACGCCGAACAGGACGCCGATCTGCCGTGGATGGATGTGGCGATGGCCAACAGCGCACTGGTCAGCACCCTGAATCAAACCAAGGTTTCTCTACTTACCCGTCTGAAAGGCGACCGCGGCCAGCGTGGTACCCGCCGTACTCTGCACTATTACTTCGTCGCGCAAGATATTCACGAGCGCGCCAGCTCGTCCCATGTGCAATATCAGGCGCTGAGCAAGCAGTTTCGCCACAGCGATATTCTGTTCCGCTTCCAACGTTTGCTCAGCATGCAGGCGCGTGCCTGCCAGCAACTGGCGCAGTCGATCCTGCTACGGCAGAAATATCAGCACAATAATCGCTTCGAACCGGCGTTTCACCGCATTGAAGAGGCCCTCTCGCACCTGACGCTCGTCACGGAGAACCGCGAACTGACTAAAGCACTGTCGCATCTGTTGACCAATTTGCGCGCCATTGATGCCCAATTGGCCAATATCGAATCGGAACAGGCACTCGCCAATGGCCAGGCGGAAGAAAACAGCCTGTCAGACGATCGTCTTACCGGTTGGAGTGACATCCGCCTGCGCATCAGTCGCCACTTGACCCCGCAGTCGGCGCTGTTCCGCCATGCAATCCGCATGTCTGTAGTGCTGTGCGTCGGCTATGCGTTTATCCAGTTGACCGGCATGCAGCACGGCTACTGGATCCTGCTCACCAGCCTGTTTGTCTGCCAGCCCAACTATAATGCTACCCGCCGCCGCCTGGCATTACGCATCGTTGGTACGCTGGCCGGGATTCTGGTCGGCCTGCCGATTCTGTATTTTGTACCGTCGGTTGAAGGGCAACTGATTCTGATCGTGATCAGCGGCGTGCTGTTTTTTGCCTTCCGTACCGTGCAGTACGCCCACGCAACGATGTTTATCACCCTGCTGGTATTGCTGTGCTTTAATCTGCTCGGCGAAGGGTTTGAAGTGGCCGCGCCACGCGTCTACGACACGCTACTGGGCTGTGCCATTGCCTGGGCGGCGGTAACCTTTATCTGGCCAGACTGGCAGTTCCGCCAACTGCCGGCCATCGTCAGCAAAACGCTGAATGCCGATTGCCGTTATCTGGACGCCATTATGGTGCAATACCACCAGGGCAAAGATAACGGCCTGCAGTACCGGATCGCACGGCGAGATGCCCATAACAGCGATGCAGAGCTGGCATCGGTCATCTCCAATATGTCGGCCGATCCCAAAGCAGATAAAACCACCCAGGAAGCCGCCTTCCGGCTGCTGTGCCTCAATCATACCTTATTAAGCTATATCTCCGCGCTGGGCGCTCACCGGGAACGACTCGCCAGTGCCGAAGTACTGCAACTGCTTAATGATGCGGTGTGTTACGTCGACGGTGCGCTACAGCAGGAAGCACAGGATGGCAAACGCATCACGCAGGCGCTGGAGTCGCTGTCCGTGCGTATCACTCAGTTAACACCCGAGCCGGAAAGCAAAGAACAACTGGTATTGCAACAGATTGGCTTGGTGCTTGCCCTGCTGCCGGAACTGACCGCGCTCAATGCGCAGATCGGCGGCAGCCACTGA
- a CDS encoding TfoX/Sxy family DNA transformation protein, translating into MQGTTNARVAQAKACFSALGRITTRSQFGGYGLLVDGIMFAVVAEGEMYLRATSSLESVFRARGMANMVYSKRGTPIVMRYYYVDEALWQQRQELFALAWQAMREARKEVQVKKQSHERLKDLPNIDAALERLLWRSGICGVYELRLQGAKETFLRLQREQRRLGLKVLLSLAGALAGYHHAALPTELRSELLTWFNAVIIPPRQDSLCP; encoded by the coding sequence ATGCAAGGAACAACGAACGCCAGAGTAGCCCAGGCTAAAGCCTGTTTTTCCGCCCTGGGGAGAATAACCACCCGCTCACAGTTTGGCGGCTACGGGTTGCTGGTCGACGGCATCATGTTTGCCGTGGTCGCCGAAGGCGAAATGTATCTGCGTGCGACCAGCAGCCTCGAAAGCGTGTTCCGTGCGCGCGGCATGGCAAATATGGTGTATTCGAAGCGCGGTACACCGATCGTCATGCGTTATTACTACGTCGACGAGGCGTTATGGCAACAGCGACAAGAACTGTTTGCCCTGGCGTGGCAGGCGATGCGTGAGGCGCGCAAAGAGGTTCAGGTAAAAAAGCAGAGCCATGAACGGTTGAAGGATTTGCCGAATATCGACGCCGCGCTGGAGCGTCTGCTCTGGCGTAGCGGGATCTGCGGCGTCTACGAGCTGCGCCTGCAAGGGGCGAAAGAAACGTTCCTCAGATTGCAGCGAGAACAACGCCGCCTGGGGCTGAAGGTGCTGTTATCACTGGCCGGCGCGCTGGCCGGCTACCATCACGCCGCCTTGCCGACAGAGCTGCGCAGCGAACTGCTGACATGGTTTAACGCTGTCATCATACCGCCGCGTCAGGACAGTCTTTGCCCGTAG
- the matP gene encoding macrodomain Ter protein MatP: MKYQQLENLESGWKWKYLVKKHREGEAITRYLENSAAQEAVDELLKLENEPVKVLAWITAHMNPALDNRMKQTIRARRKRHFNAEHQHTRKKSIDLEFLVWQRLAALARRRGVTLSETVVQLIEDAERKEKYASQMSLLKQDLKAILGKDEE, from the coding sequence ATGAAATATCAGCAACTGGAAAATCTAGAGAGCGGCTGGAAATGGAAGTACCTGGTGAAAAAGCACCGGGAAGGAGAAGCAATTACCCGCTACCTTGAAAACAGCGCTGCGCAGGAAGCCGTTGACGAGCTGCTGAAGCTGGAAAATGAACCGGTCAAGGTGCTGGCCTGGATCACTGCTCATATGAATCCGGCGCTGGACAATCGGATGAAGCAAACCATCCGCGCCCGGCGTAAACGTCATTTTAACGCAGAACATCAGCATACGCGTAAAAAATCTATCGATTTGGAATTTTTAGTTTGGCAGCGACTGGCGGCATTGGCTCGTCGGCGTGGCGTAACGCTGTCCGAAACCGTGGTGCAGCTGATTGAAGATGCTGAACGCAAAGAAAAATACGCCAGCCAAATGTCATTGTTGAAGCAGGATTTGAAAGCGATCCTGGGCAAGGACGAAGAATAA
- the fabA gene encoding bifunctional 3-hydroxydecanoyl-ACP dehydratase/trans-2-decenoyl-ACP isomerase, which translates to MVDKRDSYTKEDLEASGRGELFGAGGPPLPAGNMLMMDRVVKMSEDGGTHGKGYVEAELDINPDLWFFACHFIGDPVMPGCLGLDAMWQLVGFYLGWLGGEGKGRALGVGEVKFTGQVLPTAKKVTYRINFKRVITRKLIMGVADGEVLVDGEVIYTASDLKVGLFKDTTAF; encoded by the coding sequence ATGGTAGATAAACGCGACTCCTATACGAAAGAAGACCTCGAAGCATCCGGCCGTGGCGAGCTGTTTGGCGCCGGCGGCCCGCCGTTGCCAGCAGGTAACATGTTGATGATGGACCGCGTGGTCAAAATGTCAGAAGACGGTGGTACCCACGGCAAAGGCTACGTGGAAGCAGAACTGGATATCAATCCCGACCTGTGGTTCTTCGCCTGCCATTTCATCGGCGATCCGGTGATGCCTGGCTGTCTGGGCCTGGATGCCATGTGGCAGCTGGTCGGGTTCTACCTGGGCTGGCTGGGCGGCGAAGGCAAAGGCCGTGCGCTGGGCGTGGGCGAAGTCAAGTTCACCGGGCAGGTGCTGCCAACCGCCAAAAAAGTCACCTATCGTATTAACTTCAAGCGCGTTATTACCCGTAAACTGATTATGGGTGTGGCCGACGGTGAAGTACTGGTCGATGGCGAAGTGATCTACACCGCCAGCGATCTGAAAGTGGGCCTGTTCAAGGACACTACTGCCTTCTAA
- a CDS encoding winged helix-turn-helix transcriptional regulator codes for MTTIIVVIEDGNEKTRFDTQQCPIARSLDRIGEWWSMLIIRDAFHGLSKFDEFQQSLGLSPTILTRRLKFLVESGILCKQAYQQRPLRYQYLLTERGAELFPVLATLLQWGNSHLAPEGIAAQLVDRRSGLPVTMQLIDSVSQQPITHQNITLAAGPAAGAAMRQRAARMQQSSSATLIESPQENI; via the coding sequence GTGACTACAATTATTGTAGTAATTGAGGATGGTAATGAAAAGACGCGTTTCGATACTCAACAGTGCCCAATCGCCCGATCGCTGGATCGCATTGGCGAATGGTGGAGCATGTTAATTATTCGTGATGCCTTTCATGGGCTGTCGAAGTTTGACGAATTCCAGCAGAGCCTCGGGTTGTCGCCGACCATCCTCACCCGCCGGCTCAAATTTCTGGTTGAGAGCGGCATTCTTTGCAAACAGGCTTATCAGCAGCGGCCGTTGCGCTATCAGTACCTGTTGACCGAACGCGGCGCTGAGCTGTTCCCGGTCTTGGCAACGCTGCTGCAATGGGGTAACAGCCATCTGGCGCCAGAAGGCATCGCCGCCCAGTTGGTCGATCGGCGCAGCGGTTTGCCTGTCACTATGCAGTTAATCGACAGCGTTAGCCAACAACCGATAACCCATCAGAATATCACGCTGGCTGCAGGCCCCGCTGCCGGTGCCGCCATGCGCCAGCGCGCCGCGCGAATGCAGCAATCATCATCAGCTACACTTATTGAATCACCCCAGGAGAATATATGA
- the fabF gene encoding beta-ketoacyl-ACP synthase II, with the protein MNSRRIVITGMGAVSPLGSGVEAIWQRLLAGQSGIRPLPEAIVAELPVKVGGQVPTLQQDSEAGFDADASVAPKDQKKMDRFILFAMAAADEAIRQAGWVADTDEKQERTATVVASGIGGFPAIANAVRTTDSRGAKRLSPFTIPSFLVNLAAGHISIKHHFKGPIGAPVTACAAGVQAIGDAVRMIRNDEADIALCGGTEAAIDTVSLGGFAAARAMSSAPAEDAAIASRPFDSARSGFVMGEGAGMLVIETLEHALARGATPLAEIVGYGTSADAYHMTSGAEDGDGAYRAMKIALRQAGVQPEQIQHLNAHATSTPVGDLGEINAIRHLFGDHPVAVTSTKSATGHLLGAAGGLETIFTALALRDQIAPATLNLDQPDPAAAGLHLVAKQAEPMPMTYALSNGFGFGGVNASILLKRWQA; encoded by the coding sequence ATGAACAGTCGTCGTATCGTTATTACCGGCATGGGCGCAGTCTCCCCTCTGGGCAGTGGCGTCGAAGCCATATGGCAACGTTTGCTAGCCGGGCAGAGCGGCATCCGCCCACTGCCCGAAGCGATTGTGGCCGAGCTGCCGGTCAAGGTCGGCGGTCAGGTGCCAACCCTGCAACAGGATAGCGAGGCCGGATTTGATGCCGATGCCTCGGTCGCGCCCAAGGATCAAAAGAAAATGGATCGCTTTATCCTGTTTGCCATGGCCGCGGCCGACGAAGCCATTCGCCAGGCCGGTTGGGTCGCCGACACTGATGAAAAACAGGAGCGTACCGCCACCGTCGTGGCCTCCGGCATCGGTGGCTTCCCGGCCATTGCCAATGCGGTGCGCACCACCGACAGTCGCGGTGCAAAACGGCTGTCGCCGTTCACCATCCCGTCGTTCCTGGTGAATCTGGCCGCTGGCCATATCTCGATCAAGCACCACTTCAAAGGACCTATCGGCGCCCCGGTCACCGCCTGCGCCGCCGGGGTACAAGCCATTGGCGATGCGGTGCGCATGATTCGCAACGACGAGGCCGATATCGCCCTGTGTGGCGGTACTGAAGCGGCCATCGATACCGTCAGTCTGGGTGGATTTGCCGCAGCACGCGCCATGTCCAGCGCGCCAGCCGAAGATGCCGCCATCGCTTCTCGGCCATTCGACAGCGCACGTAGCGGTTTCGTGATGGGTGAAGGCGCGGGCATGCTGGTGATTGAAACGCTGGAACACGCACTGGCGCGCGGTGCCACGCCGCTGGCAGAGATCGTCGGTTATGGTACCAGCGCCGACGCCTATCATATGACCTCCGGCGCGGAAGACGGCGACGGCGCCTACCGTGCGATGAAAATCGCGCTCCGCCAGGCTGGCGTACAACCGGAACAGATCCAGCACCTGAATGCGCATGCCACCTCTACGCCGGTCGGCGACCTGGGTGAAATCAACGCCATCCGTCACCTGTTTGGCGATCATCCGGTGGCGGTAACCTCGACCAAATCAGCCACCGGGCACCTGCTGGGGGCCGCTGGCGGTCTGGAAACCATCTTTACCGCGCTGGCGTTACGCGATCAGATAGCGCCGGCCACCCTGAACCTGGATCAGCCGGATCCGGCCGCGGCAGGTTTGCACCTGGTTGCCAAACAGGCAGAGCCAATGCCGATGACCTATGCATTGTCTAATGGTTTTGGCTTTGGCGGGGTGAATGCCAGCATTCTGCTCAAGCGCTGGCAAGCGTAA
- the rmf gene encoding ribosome modulation factor — translation MKRQKRDRLERAQSRGYQAGLSGRSRELCPYQSLDARANWLGGWRQAMEDRAVTA, via the coding sequence ATGAAGAGACAGAAGCGAGATCGTCTGGAACGGGCACAATCCCGTGGTTACCAAGCAGGTCTTTCAGGGCGTTCCAGGGAACTTTGTCCCTATCAATCATTGGATGCCCGGGCCAATTGGCTGGGAGGTTGGCGACAAGCCATGGAAGACAGGGCTGTGACCGCTTAA
- the pqiC gene encoding membrane integrity-associated transporter subunit PqiC, whose amino-acid sequence MMKWIPVALALLLGACSSTPQKTYYQLPALAAPAQVSATTASRQLWLEHVSVADYLAQNGVVYQTNDVQYVIGQNNLWASPLDQQLQQSLVTNLSNALPGWLVSSQPMNSDQDVLNVTITGFHGRYDGKAIIRGEWVLKHQDRVVKRPFNLELTQQEDGYDALVRALATGWQQEAQAIAAQAGRL is encoded by the coding sequence ATGATGAAATGGATTCCCGTAGCCCTGGCGCTGTTACTCGGCGCCTGTAGCAGTACGCCACAGAAAACCTACTATCAACTGCCGGCTCTGGCGGCGCCGGCGCAGGTCAGCGCCACTACCGCATCGCGCCAGCTGTGGCTGGAGCACGTTAGCGTGGCGGATTATCTGGCGCAGAATGGCGTGGTGTATCAGACCAATGACGTACAGTACGTCATTGGCCAGAACAACCTGTGGGCCAGCCCGCTGGATCAGCAATTGCAGCAGTCGCTGGTCACCAATCTCAGCAACGCATTGCCGGGTTGGCTGGTGTCTTCACAACCGATGAACAGCGATCAGGATGTGCTGAACGTCACCATCACCGGTTTCCACGGGCGTTATGACGGCAAGGCCATTATCCGTGGCGAATGGGTGCTGAAACATCAGGATCGGGTGGTCAAGCGGCCGTTCAATCTGGAGCTGACACAGCAGGAAGACGGCTACGATGCGTTGGTGCGCGCCTTGGCTACCGGCTGGCAGCAAGAAGCGCAGGCGATAGCCGCTCAGGCCGGACGCCTGTAG